A window of Flavobacterium flavigenum contains these coding sequences:
- a CDS encoding SusC/RagA family TonB-linked outer membrane protein encodes MKPKLLLIVLLLFTSFAFSQAFDVNGTVLDASGMSLPGVNVKVKSSSQSTTTDFDGSFKLSGLSKGTIIVLSYIGFRTQEVSVSDNKITVKMSDDAKSLDEVVVIGYGSQKKRDLTGSVGLVDSKTIEALKPVKVEQALQGTVSGVNVTSQSGAPGAGLDIRIRGIATNGENKPTAIIDGYVGDLSLLNPGDIETITVLKDAQAAIYGTIGANGVILITTKMGKRNSKAKLSYNTYTGFQETSRKLPTLNATEYVLLLNESYANAGQGIKYPNVNGFGKGTDWQEEIFGKGVPIINHDLSISGGSEKINYSVSGSHLDQEGIVGGEKSGFLRNTARVAIGGDVSDRLKFKTNVIYTYFTRKTLNENGLGSVLFNALNIPATISPYDANGNFTIIPRDGLGNEIINPLAQIANTYNNYNYKKINGNFGLDYKIFKGFVLSGNIGFNTSNSEYKNFAKQVSYGDKVFDVKQSSVTQGAVNDNDYSFDLYGTYSKQIGENHNLVGTVGTTVFKTWGNGLSATGYDVPYNSWEFADLSLITTIPKVLTNGSYNYDQRRLSYFGRVQYDYKGKYLLSGMIRRDASTKFGPDNKIAYFPSFTGGWVVSDENFFGKPKIINFLKFRASYGTLGNDQIGDYRYLSQLSGEATYVFNDELVSGRAEGVLANPNVKWEEAKKFDVGVDMKLLDNKISVVADYFIDTRKDLLIPGIAVTGIGGIGAPGAGAPTINAGTVRNSGIEFAVEYKEKFSDAFSMSVAYNVTFLKNEVLEVNNETHYIERGAFSVGQQAPTRMEEGKPIGYFYGYKTDGIFQNQAEVDAHPSQLALGANAAPGDLRFVDVNGDGLLDSKDRTNIGDQIPAATMGFNVQMNYKNFDFAVYTYASVGNDLIRNYERNLSDVNHLNYVLDRWTGEGTSNSTPRVTTGATANSIFSDYYVEDASYLRIQNLQIGYTLDSKVTQKAGITKLRLYVGANNLYTFTKYKGFDPGASTGDPIAGGIDYGFYPIPRTYQLGLNLNF; translated from the coding sequence CAGGCTTTTGATGTAAATGGTACAGTACTGGATGCATCAGGTATGTCGCTGCCAGGTGTAAATGTAAAAGTTAAAAGTTCGTCACAAAGTACCACAACAGATTTTGACGGTTCTTTTAAATTATCAGGTCTCTCAAAAGGAACTATAATCGTTTTAAGTTACATCGGTTTTCGAACCCAAGAGGTTTCTGTATCGGATAACAAAATAACTGTAAAAATGAGCGATGATGCAAAGTCATTGGATGAAGTTGTGGTAATTGGTTATGGTTCACAGAAAAAGAGAGACCTTACCGGATCAGTAGGTTTAGTTGACAGCAAAACTATTGAAGCCTTAAAACCTGTAAAAGTAGAGCAGGCTTTACAAGGAACTGTTTCAGGAGTTAATGTAACGAGCCAGTCAGGAGCGCCTGGAGCTGGGTTGGACATTCGTATACGTGGTATTGCGACTAATGGAGAAAATAAGCCAACTGCAATTATTGATGGTTATGTTGGAGATTTAAGTTTACTTAATCCAGGTGATATCGAGACTATTACTGTTTTGAAAGATGCGCAGGCTGCTATTTACGGAACTATTGGGGCAAATGGGGTTATATTGATTACCACTAAAATGGGTAAAAGAAACTCAAAAGCTAAGCTTTCATATAACACGTATACAGGATTTCAGGAAACTTCAAGAAAACTTCCTACTTTAAATGCTACAGAATATGTTCTTTTATTAAATGAAAGTTATGCTAATGCGGGACAGGGAATTAAATATCCAAATGTAAATGGTTTTGGAAAAGGGACAGATTGGCAAGAGGAGATTTTTGGAAAAGGAGTGCCAATTATCAATCATGATTTATCTATTTCGGGAGGTTCTGAGAAAATTAATTATTCGGTAAGCGGATCACACCTTGACCAGGAAGGAATTGTTGGTGGAGAGAAATCTGGTTTTCTAAGAAATACTGCAAGAGTTGCAATAGGGGGTGATGTGTCTGATAGATTAAAGTTTAAGACTAATGTTATTTATACCTATTTTACAAGAAAGACATTGAATGAAAATGGACTGGGTTCTGTTCTTTTTAATGCATTAAATATTCCTGCTACAATAAGTCCTTATGATGCAAATGGTAATTTTACTATAATTCCACGTGATGGTTTAGGAAATGAGATTATTAATCCATTAGCGCAAATTGCTAATACATATAACAATTATAACTATAAGAAAATCAATGGGAATTTTGGTTTGGATTATAAGATTTTCAAAGGTTTTGTACTTTCTGGAAATATTGGTTTTAACACTTCAAATAGTGAGTATAAAAATTTTGCAAAACAAGTAAGTTATGGGGATAAAGTATTTGATGTAAAACAAAGCTCTGTAACACAGGGAGCCGTAAATGATAATGACTATTCATTCGATCTTTATGGTACCTATAGCAAACAAATAGGTGAAAATCACAATTTAGTTGGAACGGTTGGTACTACAGTTTTTAAGACCTGGGGTAACGGACTCTCAGCTACAGGCTATGATGTACCTTATAATTCATGGGAATTTGCAGATCTTAGTTTGATAACAACTATTCCAAAAGTTTTGACTAACGGATCTTATAATTATGACCAAAGAAGATTGTCTTATTTTGGGAGAGTACAATACGATTATAAAGGTAAATATTTGTTGTCTGGTATGATCAGACGAGATGCCTCTACAAAATTTGGTCCGGATAATAAAATAGCATATTTTCCTTCTTTTACCGGAGGCTGGGTTGTTTCTGATGAAAATTTCTTTGGTAAACCAAAAATAATTAATTTCTTGAAATTCAGAGCGAGTTACGGTACTTTAGGAAATGATCAGATTGGAGATTATCGCTATTTGAGCCAGCTTTCAGGAGAGGCAACGTATGTTTTTAATGATGAATTGGTTAGCGGCAGGGCTGAAGGTGTATTGGCAAACCCGAATGTTAAATGGGAAGAAGCCAAAAAATTTGATGTTGGTGTCGATATGAAATTATTAGATAATAAAATTTCTGTTGTTGCTGATTATTTTATTGATACCAGAAAAGATTTATTAATACCTGGTATTGCAGTTACGGGTATTGGAGGTATAGGTGCTCCTGGTGCTGGTGCTCCAACTATAAATGCGGGTACAGTGCGGAATTCAGGTATTGAATTTGCGGTAGAGTACAAAGAAAAATTTTCTGATGCTTTTTCAATGAGCGTTGCTTATAATGTAACTTTCCTTAAAAATGAAGTACTTGAAGTAAATAACGAAACTCATTATATAGAAAGAGGTGCTTTTTCTGTAGGTCAGCAAGCCCCGACAAGAATGGAGGAAGGAAAACCAATTGGCTATTTTTATGGATATAAAACAGATGGTATTTTTCAAAACCAGGCCGAAGTTGATGCTCATCCTTCACAACTGGCATTAGGGGCAAATGCAGCTCCTGGTGATTTGAGATTTGTAGATGTAAATGGAGACGGTCTCTTAGATAGTAAAGACAGAACCAATATCGGGGATCAGATACCTGCTGCAACTATGGGTTTCAATGTACAAATGAATTACAAGAATTTTGATTTTGCAGTTTATACCTATGCATCTGTAGGTAATGATTTAATAAGAAATTACGAGAGAAATCTTTCTGATGTTAACCATTTAAATTATGTATTAGACAGATGGACTGGTGAAGGGACTTCTAATTCAACACCTAGAGTAACAACAGGAGCTACAGCAAATAGCATATTCTCTGATTATTATGTTGAGGATGCTTCTTACCTGAGAATTCAAAACTTGCAAATTGGTTATACGTTAGACTCTAAAGTGACCCAAAAAGCCGGTATTACAAAACTCAGATTATATGTTGGGGCTAATAATCTTTACACCTTTACCAAATATAAAGGTTTTGATCCTGGAGCTTCTACCGGAGATCCTATCGCGGGAGGAATTGATTACGGTTTTTATCCTATACCAAGAACCTATCAATTAGGACTAAATCTTAACTTTTAA